AAAGGTCTGAAGTTCGAAAACGTGATCATCAACGGGAAGAACATCACCTCAGCGGAATCGCTGGCATAACCCATCACCCGGGTCCCCATGTCCCGTTTCCGGGGCATGGGTGCTCGTGCGGAACTTTCCAGCAGCAGCGCTCGTAGCAACTCTCGCACCCGCCAGCCGTAGAGAGCCCATGCCTGCTTTGTTACGAGCAACTCTGTTTCTATCGCTGCTGCCAGCCGGTATGCACGCAGCTCACGCGCAGGAAAACCCATCCGAGCCGCTGAAGAAGATGGCCGCCACCGCCGACCCTGACTTCGAGGTCGCCACCATCAAGCCCTCCGACCCCGCCGACCACAACCAGGGCTTCCGGCTGAAGGGCCGTCGGCTGCAGATAGAAGCCAATAACATGACCGGCATTATCTGCTTCGCCTACTCCATCCAGAAGAGCCAGGTCATCAACGCCCCCAAATGGTTCGACGAACAGCGCTGGGACATCGAAGGCGTCCCCGACGTGGAAGGTGCACCCAGCTGGCGTCAGTACCGCGGCATGCTGAAGAAGCTGCTCTCCAGCCGCTTCGGTATCCAGATGCACCAGGACAAACGCGAGCTCTCCGTCTACACCCTCACCCTTGCGAAGGACGGACCGAAGTTCAAGAAGAGCACCAGCGACCCCGACGCGCCCAGTGACCAGTCCGGCCACGGCATCGGCTCACAGCAGTATATGAAATTCACCAACGCCAGCATGACGGACTTCGCCCAGACCATGCAGCTGATGGTCGACAAACCTGTAGTCGACCAGACCAGCCTCTCAGGCCGCTTTGACTTTGAGCTGTTGTGGACGCCGGACATGCTCCGCCCCACGGAACCGAACCCGGCTCCGGCTCTCTTTACCGCGGTGCAGGAACAACTGGGGCTGAAACTGCAGGCGACTCGCACGCAGACCGATGTGCTGGTCATTGACACCGCAACCCCACCAACACAGAACTAAAGCGGGTGCCCCATATCTGGCAGCCTCATCGCCAGATGTGGGACGAACCACCATCTCTATGTATCTGTCGGCGTATCCGCCCACAACCCGCTCTTTGAGCGCCCACAAAGCCAGTTGAAAGCCTTGTGCCGCTCCTGTGCGATGGAGGTCATTACGGCGAACTCATCCGAAGTAAGTTCACCATAGCTCTTTCCTAAAGCAGGGAAGTCTCCATTGATTGGCTGCCCAATATCGCCTTTATCCGCAGCTTTCGATGCCGTCATTGCGATGATCTGCGCAATCGTGAGACCACTGTACTGACCGTCAAGCTTTCCTTCTTCCTGAAGACGCCGAGTCCGCGCCCGCCAGTGCCATAATTCAGCAAGATTTCTCTGCTTCTCGATCTCGTCTTTGGGGCGGAGTTGCGCACGATTGACGGCCTCTTGAATCGAGGCTGCTTTGAACTCCTGTACAAGATCGCTGCCGGTCTCCTGATCATAGGGCGGTAACGATGGAATCATCTGCAGCGCCCACAGCAGGCATGCAATCGATTCGGCCAGCCAGCTTGCGTCAATCCGTGCCTGATCGTTCTCTGATGAAAGGCCGCCCTGCAGAAACGCTCTCTCGCCTGCTTCCACATCACGCCACAGGTCTGAGCTTTTGAGCTGTTCGACAATGGGCTGCGTGAATTCGCCGATATCTTTCTTGAACTGCTCGCTCTCTTCAGCACTCCATTGCGCCATCATCTCCTGCAGAACATCCATCGGAGGAACGACGAGACCTGCGGCATAAATGGCCTTCAGAATAATGGCACGCTTCATCACCGCGCCTGCGTTTGGAGTTCCTTGTGAGAAGTAGGGCACATGAGCGTCATTTGACTGCGAAAGAATGTCACGAAGTAGAACTGCTGCACAGAAAACAGTTGCAGCGATGAGATAACCCCCAAGTGACAAATCCGCGAATTTTGGGAAGGCCTTTCTTATGGTGAAATCCCATGGATACTGAATCAAGGCAACCCCAATGCCGAGAGAAAGCGCCAGCATTGCGCGAGGAGAATGGCTGGTTCGGCGGAGAAAAAACCTTCCCAGCAAAACAAGAAGCCCGGTTAGTCCGCCAATAATGAGACCGAACAGGACGCTCTCAAGGAACAGGCCAGCGAAGGCGGCATTCAAATGGCTCATTTGCTCCTGATCAACATCGTGGAGCAAATAGACAGAGATCGCAGCAATCAGTAGAGCTGTGCCCGAAAGTCCTGAGATGAGCAAGAATATGGAGCGTCGCATGGGTGAAGAGGAAGTATAGCCGACACAAAAATGACACGGTGTTGAAGACACTGGGTGCCCCATATCTGGCAGCCTCATCGCCAGATGTGGGAATTTCCATAGAACATCCTGCAAACCCACATCTCAGAATCGAGATATAGGGCACACCGGTTCATGGTGAGCCGGTGTTTTACGCCGTCAACGGCTGCGTCTCCCCAGCACCCGCACCCACAACCTCCTGGTCCTTGTACTGCAGCTGATACAGCTTCCAGTACAAGCCACGCTGCGCGAGCAATTGCTGA
Above is a genomic segment from Terriglobus tenax containing:
- a CDS encoding DUF4272 domain-containing protein, with translation MSHLNAAFAGLFLESVLFGLIIGGLTGLLVLLGRFFLRRTSHSPRAMLALSLGIGVALIQYPWDFTIRKAFPKFADLSLGGYLIAATVFCAAVLLRDILSQSNDAHVPYFSQGTPNAGAVMKRAIILKAIYAAGLVVPPMDVLQEMMAQWSAEESEQFKKDIGEFTQPIVEQLKSSDLWRDVEAGERAFLQGGLSSENDQARIDASWLAESIACLLWALQMIPSLPPYDQETGSDLVQEFKAASIQEAVNRAQLRPKDEIEKQRNLAELWHWRARTRRLQEEGKLDGQYSGLTIAQIIAMTASKAADKGDIGQPINGDFPALGKSYGELTSDEFAVMTSIAQERHKAFNWLCGRSKSGLWADTPTDT
- a CDS encoding TIGR03435 family protein gives rise to the protein MHAAHAQENPSEPLKKMAATADPDFEVATIKPSDPADHNQGFRLKGRRLQIEANNMTGIICFAYSIQKSQVINAPKWFDEQRWDIEGVPDVEGAPSWRQYRGMLKKLLSSRFGIQMHQDKRELSVYTLTLAKDGPKFKKSTSDPDAPSDQSGHGIGSQQYMKFTNASMTDFAQTMQLMVDKPVVDQTSLSGRFDFELLWTPDMLRPTEPNPAPALFTAVQEQLGLKLQATRTQTDVLVIDTATPPTQN